In a genomic window of Thermodesulfovibrionales bacterium:
- the cutA gene encoding divalent-cation tolerance protein CutA → MDHIVVFMTASGEDEAASIARALVENRLAGCVNIVNGVRSVYRWQGKTEDETEVLMIAKTRKSLFQSLLNKVKELHSYTVPEIVAFPIIEGSEDYLKWLGEVTG, encoded by the coding sequence GTGGACCATATCGTAGTCTTTATGACAGCTTCAGGTGAGGATGAAGCCGCAAGCATTGCCCGTGCCCTCGTCGAGAATCGTCTTGCAGGATGCGTGAATATCGTTAACGGTGTCCGTTCCGTCTATCGGTGGCAGGGCAAGACGGAAGATGAGACCGAGGTGCTGATGATTGCCAAGACCCGCAAGAGTCTCTTCCAGTCCCTCTTGAACAAGGTCAAGGAACTTCACAGTTACACCGTCCCTGAGATCGTCGCTTTCCCGATCATTGAGGGGTCCGAGGATTACCTGAAGTGGCTGGGAGAGGTGACGGGATAA